Proteins encoded within one genomic window of Tunturibacter gelidoferens:
- the mobF gene encoding MobF family relaxase yields MLTISKALSSSQAQSYHKLEFTSDAQNYYKQGDTVKGEWQGKLAASLGLSGEVSPSEFHRLSEGMHPQTEEQMVKHRLAQEYTNEDGTTTKAVEHRAGWDATFSAPKSVSLTALVGGDERVRDAHRAAVATALDELERYTHARIGGNNPAEQTGKFIAAKFEHDTARPVDGYAAPQLHTHAVIFNVTERADGSTRALQERAFFESQQYATAVYQSALTYQLRNLGYEIEAGKSGAPEIKGYSREYLDASSPRSQQIKDQLEKTGHSGPEAAQIAAHSTRDRKQTLTPEEVLTAHKDMAADFGNQPQKVVAAARERAEQQELRQENSTQAKEAITFARESIFEREAVADERAILRDALRRGMGEATYGEIRSEFDRRREAGDFRSVQGEKYSSGRSFTTPETIAAERANVRHVLDGRNTVTPIMGAEQAREQANTRDFLNDSQRKAIEEILNSSDRIHGLQGLAGTGKTTTLEVIREGAEKNSYTVEGFAPSSKAAGQLREAGIDANTLQSFLARGENHPSANPEIKHLYLLDESSLASTRQMRAFLDKLNPDDRVLVIGDTRQHQGVDAGRPFQQMQEAGMQTSHLDKIMRQKDPELLKAVQHLANNETEKGIAMLAEQGRVSEITNGQERINAIAKDYATRPENTIIVSPDNKSRQQINEAVRGELLQQGTLADDGQKFSILAHRSDMTGADRTWAARYNVGEVLQYTTGSKAEGIERDSFATVRSVDARANTLTVELENGSSVTYDPRRLRGVNVFRETERVFATGDRIQFTAPNKDLGLANRDLGTVLGLEDEKMIVRLDGKAKRTVTFDAAEFRQFDHGYAVTSHSSQGLTAGRVIANIDTESSNSLINTRLAYVAISRASEDARIYTNNAETLGERLATDISKTAALDFRQPSSSEQTRLAVEAFRNNDPATATELLQQQGRIYEYANPDHRLAAVALDYAAQPDRAVIVVADPADRHELTQLIRDDLHAQGRLAESRSVSVLVEQEFGNPRLAANYSPGDEIHYKKGSPEEHGIIHNSTATVIAVDISKNLLTVETLSGEQASYNPALLKQQTGQSTVYRAEERDLAVGDRIQFTVPDRENRIHSGDLATVERIGEDNALSVRLDNGKDIELSPEKARHIEHGYSVETAKYVSADRVLITGESSQLAEQQVALTKLNPNIHDLAIYTSDRTNLLQRDNGIGKEPELSNVALSNDSSLSSGPEPSGPSIEQEGFGIGL; encoded by the coding sequence ATGCTCACTATTTCCAAAGCGCTTTCTTCGAGTCAGGCGCAAAGCTATCACAAGCTAGAGTTCACGTCTGACGCACAGAATTACTACAAGCAGGGCGATACGGTGAAAGGCGAGTGGCAAGGAAAGCTCGCCGCATCGCTTGGACTCAGCGGCGAAGTCTCGCCGTCGGAGTTCCACCGCCTCTCCGAAGGAATGCATCCACAGACTGAGGAGCAGATGGTCAAACACCGTCTCGCGCAGGAGTATACGAACGAGGACGGGACAACTACCAAGGCGGTCGAACATCGAGCCGGATGGGATGCAACCTTTTCAGCACCCAAATCCGTTTCGCTTACCGCCCTGGTCGGGGGTGATGAGCGCGTGCGAGATGCTCACCGTGCCGCCGTCGCAACTGCCTTGGACGAGCTGGAGCGTTACACACATGCGCGGATTGGCGGCAACAACCCCGCTGAGCAGACGGGTAAATTCATAGCTGCAAAGTTCGAGCATGATACAGCTCGCCCAGTGGACGGTTACGCTGCACCACAGCTCCACACTCACGCGGTCATTTTCAATGTGACGGAAAGGGCTGATGGTTCCACTCGTGCATTACAGGAGCGAGCTTTCTTTGAAAGCCAGCAGTATGCGACCGCCGTTTACCAATCAGCGCTCACCTATCAGCTCCGCAATCTCGGATATGAAATCGAGGCAGGGAAGAGCGGAGCACCCGAGATCAAAGGCTACTCCAGGGAATACCTTGATGCCTCAAGCCCCCGCTCTCAGCAAATCAAGGATCAATTGGAGAAAACAGGACACAGCGGCCCGGAGGCAGCGCAGATTGCAGCGCACTCCACCCGCGACCGCAAGCAAACGCTCACTCCCGAGGAAGTTCTTACGGCGCACAAAGACATGGCCGCTGATTTTGGCAACCAGCCGCAGAAGGTCGTCGCCGCCGCCCGCGAGCGGGCCGAGCAGCAGGAGCTTCGCCAGGAGAACAGCACGCAAGCGAAGGAGGCCATTACCTTCGCCCGCGAGAGCATCTTCGAGCGCGAGGCCGTAGCTGACGAGCGAGCCATACTTCGGGACGCGCTCCGTCGCGGTATGGGTGAGGCGACATACGGAGAGATTCGGTCCGAGTTCGACAGACGACGTGAGGCCGGAGACTTCCGATCAGTTCAAGGAGAGAAGTACAGCTCAGGGCGGAGCTTCACCACGCCCGAAACCATCGCCGCCGAACGTGCCAACGTGCGGCACGTCCTTGACGGCCGGAACACTGTCACGCCGATTATGGGTGCAGAGCAAGCCCGAGAGCAGGCCAACACCCGCGACTTCCTCAATGACTCCCAGCGGAAGGCTATCGAAGAAATTCTAAACTCTTCCGACCGAATCCACGGTTTGCAAGGACTGGCAGGAACCGGCAAAACGACGACGCTTGAGGTCATACGCGAGGGCGCAGAAAAGAACAGCTACACGGTCGAGGGCTTTGCCCCGTCCTCAAAGGCGGCAGGGCAGCTCCGCGAGGCCGGGATCGACGCTAACACGCTCCAGAGCTTCCTTGCGCGTGGGGAAAATCACCCAAGCGCCAATCCCGAAATCAAGCACCTTTACTTGCTCGATGAGTCCAGCCTTGCCAGCACCCGGCAGATGCGGGCGTTTCTGGACAAGCTCAATCCAGACGACCGTGTCTTAGTAATTGGAGACACGCGGCAGCATCAGGGTGTGGATGCGGGCAGACCCTTCCAACAGATGCAAGAGGCCGGGATGCAGACCTCGCATTTGGATAAAATCATGCGGCAAAAAGACCCGGAGCTGCTAAAGGCCGTCCAGCATCTCGCGAACAATGAGACGGAGAAGGGAATTGCGATGTTGGCCGAGCAAGGCCGCGTTTCGGAGATTACGAACGGCCAGGAACGTATCAACGCTATCGCAAAGGATTATGCTACGCGGCCCGAAAACACGATTATCGTGTCACCCGACAACAAGAGCCGCCAACAGATCAATGAAGCCGTGCGCGGCGAGCTGCTACAGCAGGGCACGCTGGCCGACGACGGCCAGAAGTTCAGCATCCTTGCTCACCGCTCCGATATGACTGGCGCAGACCGTACTTGGGCAGCGCGATATAACGTGGGCGAGGTACTGCAATACACCACTGGCAGTAAGGCCGAAGGCATTGAGCGCGATAGTTTCGCTACCGTTCGCTCTGTTGATGCACGCGCCAATACTCTTACCGTCGAGCTGGAAAATGGATCGAGCGTTACCTATGACCCGCGACGGCTCCGAGGAGTGAATGTCTTTCGAGAGACCGAGCGTGTGTTCGCAACCGGCGACCGCATCCAGTTCACCGCACCCAACAAAGACCTCGGGCTTGCGAACCGCGATCTTGGAACAGTCCTCGGCCTCGAGGACGAAAAAATGATCGTTCGACTCGACGGCAAAGCCAAGCGTACCGTCACATTCGACGCCGCGGAGTTCCGGCAATTCGATCACGGCTACGCCGTTACCTCTCACAGCTCTCAAGGTCTCACTGCGGGCCGAGTCATCGCAAACATTGATACAGAATCATCAAACAGCCTTATCAATACACGACTTGCGTATGTGGCCATCTCCCGCGCGTCAGAAGACGCTCGCATTTACACGAACAACGCGGAGACGCTAGGAGAGCGGCTTGCAACGGACATCAGCAAGACCGCCGCTCTCGATTTCAGACAACCGAGTTCCAGTGAACAGACCCGGCTAGCCGTTGAGGCATTCCGCAACAACGACCCAGCCACAGCGACCGAACTGCTACAGCAGCAGGGCAGGATTTACGAATACGCGAACCCAGATCATCGCCTAGCCGCCGTTGCCTTGGATTACGCAGCACAGCCGGATCGCGCCGTCATCGTCGTCGCCGATCCAGCCGATCGGCACGAACTTACCCAACTCATCCGCGACGATTTACACGCACAGGGCCGACTCGCCGAAAGCCGCTCAGTGTCGGTCTTGGTCGAACAGGAATTTGGCAATCCCCGTCTCGCTGCGAACTACTCGCCGGGAGATGAGATCCACTACAAGAAGGGAAGCCCGGAGGAGCATGGCATCATTCACAACAGCACGGCCACTGTTATAGCAGTCGATATTTCCAAGAATCTCCTCACTGTAGAAACACTCAGCGGTGAGCAGGCTTCTTACAATCCGGCGCTCCTAAAACAGCAGACGGGGCAGAGCACCGTCTACCGGGCCGAGGAGCGCGACCTAGCTGTAGGAGATCGCATCCAGTTCACCGTGCCCGACCGGGAAAACCGCATCCACTCCGGCGACTTGGCTACCGTCGAAAGGATCGGTGAGGACAACGCTCTTTCCGTTCGCCTGGACAACGGAAAGGACATTGAGCTTAGCCCCGAAAAGGCCCGCCACATCGAGCACGGCTACAGCGTGGAGACAGCGAAGTACGTCTCTGCAGACCGGGTTTTGATAACCGGCGAGAGCAGCCAACTCGCGGAACAGCAAGTCGCCCTCACGAAGCTGAATCCCAATATTCACGACCTCGCAATCTACACATCCGACAGGACAAATCTCTTGCAGAGAGACAACGGCATTGGTAAAGAACCAGAGCTTTCAAACGTGGCGCTTTCCAATGATTCGAGTCTCAGTAGCGGACCAGAACCGTCAGGCCCCTCAATTGAGCAAGAGGGCTTCGGAATTGGCCTATAG